The following are from one region of the Corylus avellana chromosome ca1, CavTom2PMs-1.0 genome:
- the LOC132187299 gene encoding uncharacterized protein LOC132187299 yields MTSTCDNIFAMFTSFLSLKLTSTSAAISSKTRIRWTQDLHEKFVECVNRLGGAESKQFDKGFVKIFKKKEIHRFLTISLMIDCRGNAKDNTEVDGLRWIDHFSREKSSPEIPNCKIHARLNRSEFTTACTLLA; encoded by the exons ATGACATCAACCTGTGACAATATATTTGCCATGTTTACCTCATTTTTGTCATTAAAATTGACTTCAACCAGTGCAGCAATCTCAAGTAAAACAAGAATAAGGTGGACTCAGGATCTTCATGAGAAGTTTGTTGAGTGTGTTAATCGCCTTGGGGGTGCTGAAAGCAAGCAATTTGATAAAGgatttgtcaaaatattcaaaaagaaagaaatccaTCGTTTTCTGACAATTTCTCTAATGATCGACTGTAGAGGCAACGCCAAAGACAATACTGAAGTTGATGGACTCAGATGGATAGACCATTTTTCACGTGAAAAGTCATCTCCAG AAATACCGAATTGCAAAATACATGCCAGACTCAATAGAAG TGAATTTACCACCGCTTGCACTCTTTTGGCTTAG